One window from the genome of Synergistaceae bacterium encodes:
- a CDS encoding mandelate racemase/muconate lactonizing enzyme family protein — MKITDVKAIGINRFLFAEVHTDEGIVGLGESGTWAFLDASREAINSFAQCLIGQNPLRIEHLWQYMYRAYHFRGAAIMGALSAIDIALWDIAGKYFGVPVYQLLGGKCRYKARVYYHVGGQNTEELVKNCIDAKNKGFTAIGHLTPFLDEPRSKPYFETHVQKMERAIDRVRQYREAVGDTVDLCIEIHRQLKPAEAIVLARGIEKYHPYFFEDPTTPDNFDAMAAIAEKIHIPIATGERFHTPQEFELLLRRNAVSYVRPDVCMCGGITGAKKIAALAEANEVGVVPHNPLSPVSTAACIQIAACIPNFALQEYPGDDRGAATERFVDGKVSAEHSDKFHQKDVVKNTLKCENGFIIIPDTPGIGVELAPGAEEKFPFDRRKIETRLHIDGSVIDQ, encoded by the coding sequence GCATTCCTCGACGCATCGCGGGAAGCCATTAATTCCTTCGCTCAATGTCTGATAGGTCAGAATCCCCTCAGGATCGAACATCTCTGGCAGTACATGTATCGTGCTTATCATTTCAGAGGAGCGGCCATTATGGGAGCATTGAGCGCCATCGATATCGCACTCTGGGATATTGCCGGGAAGTATTTCGGAGTGCCGGTATATCAGCTTTTAGGCGGAAAATGCCGTTATAAAGCGCGGGTCTATTATCATGTGGGGGGACAAAATACAGAGGAACTCGTCAAAAATTGTATTGACGCTAAGAACAAAGGCTTTACCGCTATTGGCCACCTGACTCCTTTTTTGGATGAACCGCGCAGTAAGCCCTATTTTGAGACTCATGTACAGAAAATGGAACGTGCTATCGATCGGGTAAGACAATACAGGGAAGCTGTTGGTGACACCGTGGATCTCTGTATCGAAATTCACCGCCAGCTGAAACCAGCCGAGGCCATAGTCCTGGCGCGTGGAATTGAAAAATACCATCCTTACTTTTTCGAAGATCCGACTACACCGGATAATTTTGACGCTATGGCAGCGATAGCCGAAAAAATTCATATTCCCATTGCCACAGGAGAACGATTTCACACCCCGCAGGAGTTCGAATTGTTGTTGCGTCGAAACGCGGTATCTTACGTCAGGCCCGATGTTTGCATGTGTGGAGGAATCACCGGAGCAAAAAAAATAGCAGCTCTTGCCGAAGCCAACGAGGTGGGAGTCGTGCCGCACAACCCACTCAGCCCCGTCAGTACAGCAGCCTGCATACAAATCGCGGCCTGTATCCCTAATTTTGCCCTGCAGGAATATCCCGGAGACGATCGAGGAGCGGCAACTGAACGGTTCGTCGATGGTAAAGTCAGCGCGGAACACAGCGACAAATTCCACCAAAAAGATGTAGTAAAAAATACTTTAAAGTGTGAAAACGGATTCATCATCATTCCGGACACTCCCGGCATTGGTGTGGAGCTTGCTCCCGGAGCGGAGGAAAAATTTCCGTTCGACCGCAGAAAGATTGAAACGAGACTTCACATAGACGGCTCAGTTATTGATCAATAA